A genomic region of Colletotrichum destructivum chromosome 1, complete sequence contains the following coding sequences:
- a CDS encoding Putative NACHT nucleoside triphosphatase: MASAKSEKREIYALALACEDLFLKCYATPHFLPSVAGETAEIQHERFRIWSSYLGVFASYKASLDKRLEYCDDIHNLVIQLLELMRKNLEFVTSRFAAHSMQNISISSALKDNQELQGTLSEALNAVEATITRLNKLGSAIRRQSATGIENRVQAFTEKHGDNDYTEFARQIVQFRYKTISPSLKEHLASSMAARRQRLRYLRRHQMKMESQAMKEEKEPGTLTDTNKTSSPALRLNEGIAGATPTSTPARQVWSKNVGLRTATIPAASETNATSFKPTQSVMARIRKASTGSIVSSSKESTTFMAEGLDDYPEPPKTHDGQARRPCPFCFQPLKASDLKTRHWKRHVNQDIKAFICLSAKCNEPPFETFDLWAKHMRDSHSNKWPQLVHKPVSWRCDVDHPKDMPAFEFDDENAFKEHLKAYHGNYSAAVQNSIFRISRVQRRRPPKTCLLCSYDVSALDSDQLNNSSPADMPPATKRPGDFEELDKLAKHIANHLWRLAFDSANNLDVESQDDVSLGSVLTSNGKQQSSPGSQQRLPSGLEILSQLSTDLSDNFPRHESSNSIPTFDKDWSKAEYDFLQSLDIELDDLSILPNWDDEQYTFKQRMQFGSQKGLDQQQPPAPSDVILEHFLACQNLANIVNFQQTADQCLAHLRVTDPRHDKKRIQDTKGGLLKDAYVWVLDNPDFCQWRNDQHQRLLWVKGDPGKGKTMLLCGIIDELEATRPQGPQGTLLSYFFCQATDERLNTATAVLRGLIFMLLDQDPSLVSHMKKKYDVAGKALFEDVNAWQAIYST; encoded by the exons ATGGCTTCTGCCAAGAGTGAGAAACGGGAGATTTACGCCCTCGCTCTTGCGTGCGAAGACCTCTTCTTAAAATGCTATGCCACACCGCATTTTCTGCCCTCCGTGGCAGGCGAGACGGCAGAAATTCAACACGAGAGATTTCGCATCTGGAGCTCCTACCTGGGTGTCTTCGCAAGCTACAAAGCGTCTCTTGACAAAAGACTCGAGTACTGCGACGACATACACAATCTTGTGATACAGTTGCTCGAGTTAATGCGAAAAAATCTCGAGTTTG TTACTTCTCGTTTCGCTGCTCATTCGATGCAAAACATATCAATTTCGTCAGCTCTCAAGGACAATCAAGAGCTGCAGGGAACTCTTTCAGAGGCTCTTAACGCTGTGGAGGCTACTATCACCAGGCTTAACAAGCTTGGTTCTGCTATTCGAAGGCAGTCTGCTACGGGCATCGAAAATCGGGTGCAAGCGTTCACCGAAAAGCATGGGGATAATGATTACACGGAATTCGCCCGACAGATCGTCCAGTTCAGATACAAAACCATATCGCCCTCCTTGAAAGAACATTTAGCTTCGTCCATGGCAGCACGTCGTCAGCGCCTAAGATACCTCCGTCGACACCAAATGAAGATGGAAAGTCAGGCAAtgaaggaggaaaaggagcCCGGGACTTTGACGGACACGAACAAGACGTCTTCTCCGGCCTTGAGGCTCAATGAAGGAATTGCCGGTGCAACACCTACCTCAACTCCTGCCAGACAGGTTTGGTCAAAGAACGTCGGTTTACGGACGGCGACTATACCTGCTGCGTCTGAGACAAACGCAACGAGCTTCAAGCCAACTCAGTCTGTAATGGCTCGTATCCGGAAAGCCAGTACCGGATCCATTGTATCCTCTTCAAAAGAAAGCACGACGTTCATGGCAGAGGGCTTGGACGACTATCCGGAGCCTCCTAAGACACACGACGGACAGGCGCGAAGACCCTGTCCTTTCTGTTTTCAACCTCTCAAAGCCTCGGATTTAAAGACCAGACACTGGAA ACGACACGTTAACCAAGATATCAAGGCATTTATCTGCCTTTCCGCCAAGTGCAACGAGCCACCATTTGAGACATTTGATCTATGGGCCAAACACATGCGAGATTCACACTCAAACAAGTGGCCGCAACTTGTTCACAAGCCGGTGTCTTGGAGGTGTGACGTCGACCATCCGAAAGATATGCCGGCTTTTGAGTTCGATGACGAAAATGCATTCAAAGAGCATTTGAAAGCCTACCACGGCAACTACAGTGCTGCAGTACAGAATTCCATTTTCCGAATCAGCAGAGTTCAGAGACGGAGACCGCCGAAAACCTGTCTTCTGTGCAGTTACGATGTCTCTGCGCTTGACTCTGACCAGCTCAATAATTCTTCCCCGGCAGATATGCCTCCAGCTACAAAAAGGCCTGGCGATTTTGAAGAACTGGACAAGCTAGCGAAGCACATCGCCAATCATCTCTGGCGCCTGGCATTCGACAGCGCAAATAATCTTGATGTAGAATCACAGGACGATGTCTCACTAGGGAGCGTACTTACCTCAAACGGGAAGCAACAAAGCAGCCCGGGATCACAGCAGCGCCTACCTAGCGGTCTTGAAATTCTATCCCAATTGTCCACGGACTTGTCCGATAACTTCCCTAGGCATGAAAGTAGCAATTCAATCCCGACGTTTGACAAAGACTGGTCTAAGGCCGAATACGATTTCTTGCAGTCTCTCGATATTGAGCTTGATGACCTCTCGATATTACCAAACTGGGACGATGAGCAGTATACCTTCAAACAAAGAATGCAATTCGGAAGTCAAAAAGGCCTCGATCAGCAACAGCCACCAGCTCCCTCTGATGTAATTTTAGAACACTTTTTAGCCTGTCAAAACCTAGCAAATATCGTTAACTTCCAGCAAACCGCCGATCAATGCCTCGCCCACCTGCGCGTCACCGACCCGCGCCACGACAAGAAGCGCATTCAGGACACTAAGGGCGGCTTACTCAAGGACGCCTACGTCTGGGTGCTCGACAATCCCGACTTCTGCCAATGGCGCAACGACCAGCACCAGCGGCTGCTTTGGGTCAAGGGCGACcccggcaagggcaagaccATGCTCCTCTgcggcatcatcgacgagctggaagCAACACGCCCTCAGGGCCCTCAGGGGACGCTCTTGTCCTACTTCTTCTGCCAAGCTACCGACGAGCGACTCAACACTGCGACGGCTGTACTGCGCGGCTTGATCTTCATGCTTCTCGACCAAGACCCGTCACTTGTTTCGCacatgaagaagaagtacgaTGTGGCCGGGAAGGCACTTTTCGAAGACGTGAATGCATGGCAGGCGAT CTACTCGACCTGA
- a CDS encoding Putative WD40/YVTN repeat-like-containing domain superfamily — MGASWPRPPTTAPGPVNSVAFSPDGRQIASASIDNTVKVWDAATGQCQQTLEGHSGPVRSVAFSPDGRQLASVSYDSTVKLWDTATGQCQQTLKGHSGPVNSVAFSPDGRQIASASIDNTVKVWDAATGQCQQTLEGHSGPVRSVAFSPDGRQLASVSYDSTVKLWDTATGQCQQTLKGHSGPVNSVAFSPDGRQIASASIDNTVKVWDAATGQCLRTTEGHSGKVNSVAFSPDGRQIASASIDNTVKVWDAAAGQCQQTMEGHSDGVTSVAFSPDGHQIASASIDNTVKVWDAATGQCQQTMEGHSDGVTSVAFSPDGHQIASASDDNTVKVWDAATGQCQQTLQGHRSLENVFEVTIQKQSQEPGERHHVLSQHGVWIANNSHNILWLPPEYRAACHAVEGSRIAVGCQSGRVFFLKFALESYSL, encoded by the exons atgggcgccagctggcctcggcctcctaCGACAgcacc CGGCCCGGTCAactcggtggccttctcgccggatgggcgccagATTGCATCAGCctccatcgacaacaccgtcaaggtctgggacgcggccaccgGCCAGTGTCagcagacgctggagggccacaGCGGCCCGGTCAGGTCcgtggccttctcgccggatgggcgTCAGCTGGCCTCGGTCTCCTACGACAgcaccgtcaagctctgggacaCGGCCACaggccagtgccagcagacGCTGAAGGGCCACAGCGGCCCGGTCAactcggtggccttctcgccggatgggcgccagATTGCATCAGCctccatcgacaacaccgtcaaggtctgggacgcggccaccgGCCAGTGTCagcagacgctggagggccacaGCGGCCCGGTCAGGTCcgtggccttctcgccggatgggcgTCAGCTGGCCTCGGTCTCCTACGACAgcaccgtcaagctctgggacaCGGCCACaggccagtgccagcagacGCTGAAGGGCCACAGCGGCCCGGTCAactcggtggccttctcgccggatgggcgccagATTGCATCAGCctccatcgacaacaccgtcaaggtctgggacgcggccaccgGCCAGTGCCTGCGAACGACGGAGGGCCACAGCGGCAAGGTCAactcggtggccttctcgccggatgggcgccagATTGCATCAGCctccatcgacaacaccgtcaaggtctgggacgcggccgccggccagtgccagcagacGATGGAGGGCCACAGCGATGGGGTCAcgtcggtggccttctcgccggatgggcACCAGATTGCATCAGCctccatcgacaacaccgtcaaggtctgggacgcggccaccggccagtgccagcagacGATGGAGGGCCACAGCGATGGGGTCAcgtcggtggccttctcgccggatgggcACCAGATTGCATCAGCCTCGGACGACAACACCGTCAAggtctgggacgcggccaccggccagtgccagcagacGCTGCAGGGCCACCGCAGCCTGGAAAACGTGTTCGAGGTGACGATCCAGAAACAAAGTCAAGAGCCTGGTGAGCGGCATCATGTGCTCTCACAGCACGGCGTATGGATTGCGAATAACTCTCACAACATACTTTGGTTACCTCCGGAATACCGAGCGGCATGTCACGCGGTGGAAGGATCGAGAATAGCTGTTGGATGTCAGTCGGGCCGTGTATTCTTTTTGAAGTTTGCGTTAGAGAGTTATTCGCTGTAA
- a CDS encoding Putative prion-inhibition and propagation, HeLo domain, HeLo domain superfamily — MEPAGFAVGVVGLAGLFSSCLEAIDKVQSYRSARADADVQDTLFNAAKARFEQRGRSVGIDQGRLLDDHHPALDDKGISTSVRNLLRVIIKFICDDSHASSRRSTQVAVLGDDLLGPHQSRPRHGPSSEPRRRKLAWTFWGKGDRTEQVNLFERLVQELHNLVPPRTAQGTRRIHNPDIGPADAKVRSQGGPS; from the coding sequence ATGGAGCCTGCTGGTttcgccgttggcgtcgtcgggctcgCTGGTCTCTTCAGCTCCTGTCTAGAGGCCATCGACAAGGTGCAATCGTATCGCTCAGCCCGGGCTGACGCAGACGTGCAAGACACCTTGTTCAATGCCGCCAAAGCCCGCTTCGAGCAGCGGGGACGAAGCGTTGGGATCGATCAAGGGAGACTGCTGGACGATCATCACCCCGCGCTGGACGACAAAGGCATATCAACATCTGTGCGCAACCTCTTACGCGTCATCATCAAGTTCATCTGCGACGACAGCCATGCGTCTTCTCGACGCTCGACCCAAGTCGCCGTGTTGGGCGACGACTTGTTGGGGCCGCACCAGTCGCGGCCCCGTCACGGCCCGTCGTCCGAGCCGAGGCGACGCAAACTGGCATGGACTTTCTGGGGCAAGGGAGACCGCACAGAACAGGTCAATCTGTTCGAGAGGCTAGTCCAGGAATTGCATAACCTTGTGCCGCCACGAACCGCACAGGGTACACGGCGGATACACAACCCAGACATTGGGCCGGCAGACGCTAAGGTAcgtagccaaggcggtccctcttaa